A genomic window from Anaerolineae bacterium includes:
- a CDS encoding bifunctional folylpolyglutamate synthase/dihydrofolate synthase: MKRRPEDKERAYYEALDYLYSFVDYSLTRNLRNAPEKFDLGRMEALLTALGAPHRAYPVVHIAGTKGKGSVAAMTAAALQAAGYRVGLYTSPHLQDFAERIQVDRQPISHGDLAAVVAQLKPHVERIPRLTTFELTTASAFLYFAWQKVDVAVVEVGLGGRLDATNVVLPEVSVITSISYDHTAILGHTLAAIAREKAGIVKPGVPVVMAPQADEARETILRIARQRHAPVIEVGRDCHYAPLARGLDGQTVLVWPEQDREGVEAFIQSGGIAEWEPVRLHIPLLGPHQVVNAATAYAALQVLRRRGLALDDQTIREGMARTRWPARFEVFQRHPPVVVDGAHNAAAARQVRLTVDEYFPQWPVVLVFGASEDKDIAGMLAELLPRAREVILTQSVHPRAADPDSLLEMVRPYGKPAWVVASVPESLETALRRSAGEAVVLVTGSLFVAAAARTAWQERALQPMLVV, from the coding sequence GATTTGGGCCGTATGGAGGCCCTGCTGACGGCGTTAGGCGCCCCCCACCGGGCCTATCCGGTGGTGCACATCGCAGGCACCAAGGGGAAGGGCTCGGTGGCGGCCATGACCGCTGCCGCGTTACAGGCCGCCGGTTACCGCGTGGGCCTGTACACTTCCCCCCATCTGCAGGATTTTGCCGAGCGCATTCAAGTGGATAGGCAACCCATCTCCCACGGCGATTTGGCTGCAGTGGTGGCACAACTCAAGCCGCATGTGGAGCGCATTCCCCGCCTGACCACGTTTGAGTTGACCACGGCCAGCGCTTTCCTCTACTTCGCCTGGCAAAAGGTGGATGTGGCCGTGGTGGAGGTGGGCCTGGGCGGGCGGTTGGACGCCACCAATGTGGTCCTGCCCGAAGTGAGCGTGATCACCTCGATTTCGTATGACCATACGGCCATCCTGGGGCACACCCTGGCGGCCATCGCGCGCGAGAAAGCCGGTATCGTCAAGCCCGGCGTGCCCGTTGTTATGGCCCCCCAGGCCGACGAGGCGCGGGAGACCATCCTGCGCATCGCCCGCCAACGCCACGCCCCGGTGATCGAAGTGGGACGCGATTGCCATTACGCGCCGTTGGCCCGCGGCCTGGATGGTCAAACGGTGTTGGTTTGGCCTGAGCAGGACCGCGAGGGAGTGGAAGCCTTCATCCAGTCCGGCGGCATCGCCGAGTGGGAGCCGGTGCGACTCCACATCCCCCTTTTGGGGCCGCATCAGGTGGTCAACGCAGCCACAGCCTACGCGGCTTTGCAAGTGTTGCGCCGGCGCGGGCTGGCACTGGACGATCAGACCATCCGGGAAGGGATGGCCCGCACCCGTTGGCCGGCCCGCTTTGAGGTGTTTCAACGCCACCCGCCCGTGGTGGTGGATGGAGCCCACAACGCGGCGGCCGCCCGGCAGGTGCGCCTCACGGTGGACGAGTACTTTCCCCAGTGGCCGGTGGTGCTGGTCTTTGGCGCTTCGGAGGACAAGGACATTGCGGGCATGCTGGCCGAGTTGCTGCCGCGGGCCCGGGAGGTGATCCTCACCCAGTCAGTGCACCCGCGGGCGGCCGACCCGGACAGCCTGTTGGAGATGGTGCGACCCTACGGCAAACCGGCCTGGGTAGTGGCTTCGGTGCCCGAGTCCCTGGAGACGGCGCTGCGCCGCTCGGCGGGAGAGGCCGTGGTGCTGGTGACCGGGAGTTTGTTCGTGGCCGCCGCTGCCCGGACCGCCTGGCAGGAAAGGGCCCTGCAACCCATGCTTGTCGTGTAA